A region of the Bacillus thermozeamaize genome:
ATTCCCCAATCCAGTGTTGTGATGGCCGAAGCGTATAAATCAGCGGATGAATCCTGCAGGGAATAGGTCAATACCCGGCAAGCGAGAGACGGGATGAGCGCCTTCAGATGAGGATCATCCACGTTGAGGATGGCCACGCCGCCCGGCTTGATCTGGGAGAGAAATTGCTTGTAGGCCGCCACCAGCTTTTCAAAACGGCCGTCGTAATTTTCCAAGTGATCCGCCTCAAGATTGGTGACTACGCCAATGTACGGATAGTAATGCAGAAAAGTTCCGTCGCTTTCATCCACCTCGGCAACCACGTACTGGCTGTTGCCTGCGCGGGCGTTGCTGCCGATGTCCAGCATTTCGCCGCCGATGACGTACGTGGGATCCAATCCGCACGCTTCCATCACCCGCGCAATCATCGACGTCGTGGTCGTTTTTCCGTGGGTACCCGCCACGGCAATGCCCGTTTTATCATTGAGAATCTGGGCCAGCATCTGGGAGCGGTGAAGCAAGGGGATGTGCCGCCGCGTGGCCTCGACCAGCTCCACGTTATCCTTGGGTATGTCGGATGAGTAAACCACCACATCGGCTCCGTCAATCTGCTCCCTGCGGTGGCCGATGTACACCTTGGCACCCTGCTGCTCCAGCTTGTCAGTCAAATCTTTCCTGGCAAGATCGGATCCGCTGACTTGGATCCCTTGATCCAACAGGACGCGGGCGAGTGCGCTCATGCCATATCCGCCGATACCAATGAAATGCACCTGCCGGTAACGCCTCACCTTATCACCCCATCTTACCTGTTCTTCAGCCATTTGCGGACATCCCCAATCAAATACAAGGAACCCGTAACCAGTACCATATCCCCAGGCCCGGCCAGCCTGCGCGCCGCCTCCAGGGCATTCCGCCAATCCTCTTCCACCACCGTCTCCACATCAGGACGCAAGGTCGCCACCATCTCTTTCAGCTGCTCGGCGCTGGCTTTGCGGGGAAAGTCCGGCTCCGTCAGGATCACCGTATCGACAAGCGGGAGAAGTGGCCGGAAAAAGTCCTGGTTCACCTTATCCTTGAGCAATCCGACAACCAGATGCAGCCGATCATAGGTGTACAACTGGCGGATCGCCTCAGCAATACTGGCGGCCGCCTGCGGGTTGTGCGCGCCATCGATCACGATGCCGGGGCGATCAGCCAGTTTCTCCAGCCGGCCCGGCCAGCGGGTTTCGCTCATTCCCCGGTAGAGCACTTCATCCTCTTCGTAGACAAAAGCCATAAATTGGCGCAACACTTCCAGGCCCATCAGGGCTACCGCGGCGTTTTGCATCTGATGGGGTCCGGCGAGACGTATCTGCACCCGTTCAAACCGGCGGTACGGACCGGAGAAATCGAAGCTCTGTCCGTCCTCTGACGCTTCAACCGGCGTGGCGGTAAAATGGCGCCCGTACACATAGAGGCTGGCCTTTTTTTCCGTTGCCACCTGTTGGATCACATCAAGCGCTTCCGGATCGGTCACGCCGCATACCAGCGGGACACCCGGCTTGATGATCCCCGCCTTTTCCCGGGCAATTTCCGCAATCGTCTCACCAAGATACTGGGTGTGATCCAGTCCGACCGTGGTAATAATCGTCAACACGGGATACACCACATTGGTGGCGTCCCACCGTCCACCCAGGCCTGTCTCCCAGACCACATAATACGGATAACTGATATGCGCGTAATACCAAATGGCCAAGGTGGTCACCAGTTCAAACTCACTGGGCGCACCCCATTCCGTCTGGCCGCACTCTTCCACAGCCGGACGGATTTGGTTGGCCGCCTCGATCAGATCGGCCTCCGGGATGGGTTGCCCATTGAATCGAATCCGTTCCGAAAAATTTTCCACGTAGGGGGAGGTGAACAGGCCCACATCATAACCGCATGTGTAAAGGGTGTTCGCGATCATGGCGGCTGTAGAACCCTTGCCGTTGGTGCCGGCGATGTGAATGAATTTCAGCCGGCGCTCGGGATGCCCAAGCCGTTCCATCAACCACTCCATCCGATGCAGGCCAGGCTTGATCCCCGGATTGGCCACATCCCGTATCCAGGCCAGTACCTCTTCCCCAGCGCTGAAATGTCGCATTTGTCTCCACGCTCCCACATATCATTGTATGTGTCTGTGTCTCGTCCCTATGACCGGCCCGCCAGCCGTTCCAGGGTGGCCAGCCGTTCCTTCACCTGCGCCCGTTTGGAGAGGTATGCCTTCTCCTTGGCCCGTTCTTCATGGACGACCTCTGCAGGTGCCCGTTCGACAAACTGGGGATTGGCCAGCTTCTTCTGGACCCGCTCCACTTCCTGATCCAGTTTCTGCAATTCCTTGCGCAATCGGGCCAGCTCCTGCTGCACATCAACGAGACCCGCCAGCGGCAGGTAAATCACGGCACCGTCCACCACCGCCGTCACCGCCTCTTCCGGGATTGGACCCCGCGCCTCCAGGTGCAGCTCTTCGGCGTTCAGGAAACGCAACAGGGTCGCCTCGTGCTTGAGAAGCTGCTCCCGGATCTTCGCTTCATCCGTTTGCACATAAACCGTCACTTTGCGTCCAGGCGGCACGTTCATCTCGGCCCGCACATTTCTGACCGCCCGAACCACTTCCATGAGCAAGGTCACCTCGGCCACCGCATCCGGAAACTGGAAGTCAGGGTTGGTCTTGGGCCAGTCCGCCAACGCGAGGCTTTTTCCGCGTACTGGTAAGTGTTGCCAGATCTCTTCCGTAATAAACGGCATCATCGGGTGGAGTAGCCGCAGCAGCTGGTCGAGGACAAAACAGAGCACCTGCTGTGTCGTCTTCCTGGCTTCCGGGTCGTTGCCATAGAGCGGAACCTTGGAAAATTCGATGTACCAGTCGCAAAACTCGTCCCAAATGAATTGGTACAGGTGGCGTCCCACCTCGGAAAACTCAAACCGCTCCATCATCTCTGTCACATCGGCCACCGTCTCGTTCAGCCGATGGAGGATCCAGCGGTCAATCGGACTGAGCCGCTCCAGCGAAAAACCCTGGTCCTGATCCGGTTCCAGGTTCATCAACACAAAGCGGGAGGCGTTCCAGACCTTGTTCGCAAAGTTGCGGGCCATCTCCACCCGCTCCCAGTGAAAACGCACATCCTGCCCCGGCGTGGCACCCGTGGAGATCATGAAGCGCAACGCATCTGCCCCGTAACGCTCAATGACCTCCAATGGATCCACCCCGTTGCCGAGCGATTTGGACATTTTGCGTCCTTCCGCGTCACGCACGAGGCCGTGGATGTAGACATACTCGAAGGGAATCTGGCCGGTAAACTCCAACGCCGTGAAGATCATCCTGGCCACCCAGAAGTAGATGATGTCATAACCGGTGACCAGGACATCGGTCGGATAATACCGCTTCATGTCGGCTGTCTCTTCCGGCCAGCCCATCGTCGAGAAGGGCCAGAGCGCCGAGCTGAACCAGGTGTCCAGCACATCCTCATCCTGCTTCAAATCCTGGCTGCTGCAGTGCGGACATGTATCCACATCCTCCATGGAGACAATCGTCTCACCGCAGCGCTGGCAATACCAGGCGGGAATCCGGTGGCCCCACCAGAGCTGGCGGGAGATGCACCAATCGCGGACGTTTTCAATCCAGTTCAAGTAGATTTTCTCAAACCGTTCCGGCACGAACTTGACGCCCCGCCCCGACTTTTGGCAGGCAATGGCCTGTTCAGCCAGCGGCTTCATCTTGACAAACCATTGCGTCGAAAGGTACGGCTCCACCACCGCGCCGCTGCGCTGGCTGTGGCCGACGGCGTGGAGGTGATCCTCCACTTTGACCAAATACCCTTGCTCCTCCAGATCCCGTACCAGCTGCTTGCGGCATTCGAAACGATCCAAGCCCTGGTATTTGCCGGTGTTCTCGTTCATCCGGCCGCCCTCGTCCATCACCAGGATCGCCTCCAGCTGGTGGCGGCGGCCCACTTCAAAGTCGTTCGGATCGTGGGCCGGCGTGATCTTCACCGCGCCGCTGCCGAATTCGGGGTCCACGTATTCATCGGCGATGATCGGAATCTCGCGGCCGACAATCGGCAATCTCAGCCGTTTGCCGATGAGGTGCTTGTACCTTTCGTCTTCCGGATGCACCGCGACCGCCGTGTCCCCAAGCATCGTCTCCGGTCTCGTCGTGGCGACGACAATCCCGCCGGAGCCGTCCGCCAGCGGATAGCGGATGTGGTAGAGTTTGCCCTGAACTTCCTTGTACTCCACCTCGATGTCTGAAAGCGCCGTCCGCGTCTCGGGATCCCAGTTGATGATGTATTCGCCGCGGTAAATCAGCCCTTTGTTGTACAGATCGACAAACACTTTCCGCACCGCCCGCGACAGTCCCTCATCCATCGTAAAGCGCTCGCGCGTGTAATCCAGCGAAAGCCCCAGCTTCTCCCATTGCTGGCGGATCGCCGTGGCGTATTCCTCTTTCCACTGCCAGACACGTTCCAGGAATTTCTCAC
Encoded here:
- a CDS encoding bifunctional folylpolyglutamate synthase/dihydrofolate synthase — protein: MRHFSAGEEVLAWIRDVANPGIKPGLHRMEWLMERLGHPERRLKFIHIAGTNGKGSTAAMIANTLYTCGYDVGLFTSPYVENFSERIRFNGQPIPEADLIEAANQIRPAVEECGQTEWGAPSEFELVTTLAIWYYAHISYPYYVVWETGLGGRWDATNVVYPVLTIITTVGLDHTQYLGETIAEIAREKAGIIKPGVPLVCGVTDPEALDVIQQVATEKKASLYVYGRHFTATPVEASEDGQSFDFSGPYRRFERVQIRLAGPHQMQNAAVALMGLEVLRQFMAFVYEEDEVLYRGMSETRWPGRLEKLADRPGIVIDGAHNPQAAASIAEAIRQLYTYDRLHLVVGLLKDKVNQDFFRPLLPLVDTVILTEPDFPRKASAEQLKEMVATLRPDVETVVEEDWRNALEAARRLAGPGDMVLVTGSLYLIGDVRKWLKNR
- a CDS encoding valine--tRNA ligase — its product is MNEGVRDKQVDMPTAYQPREVEAKWSRFWKEEGCFTPKGEGERRFSIVIPPPNVTGKLHIGHALDFTLQDILIRMKRMQGYDTLWLPGTDHAGIATQARVEAQLRTEGLTRQQLGREKFLERVWQWKEEYATAIRQQWEKLGLSLDYTRERFTMDEGLSRAVRKVFVDLYNKGLIYRGEYIINWDPETRTALSDIEVEYKEVQGKLYHIRYPLADGSGGIVVATTRPETMLGDTAVAVHPEDERYKHLIGKRLRLPIVGREIPIIADEYVDPEFGSGAVKITPAHDPNDFEVGRRHQLEAILVMDEGGRMNENTGKYQGLDRFECRKQLVRDLEEQGYLVKVEDHLHAVGHSQRSGAVVEPYLSTQWFVKMKPLAEQAIACQKSGRGVKFVPERFEKIYLNWIENVRDWCISRQLWWGHRIPAWYCQRCGETIVSMEDVDTCPHCSSQDLKQDEDVLDTWFSSALWPFSTMGWPEETADMKRYYPTDVLVTGYDIIYFWVARMIFTALEFTGQIPFEYVYIHGLVRDAEGRKMSKSLGNGVDPLEVIERYGADALRFMISTGATPGQDVRFHWERVEMARNFANKVWNASRFVLMNLEPDQDQGFSLERLSPIDRWILHRLNETVADVTEMMERFEFSEVGRHLYQFIWDEFCDWYIEFSKVPLYGNDPEARKTTQQVLCFVLDQLLRLLHPMMPFITEEIWQHLPVRGKSLALADWPKTNPDFQFPDAVAEVTLLMEVVRAVRNVRAEMNVPPGRKVTVYVQTDEAKIREQLLKHEATLLRFLNAEELHLEARGPIPEEAVTAVVDGAVIYLPLAGLVDVQQELARLRKELQKLDQEVERVQKKLANPQFVERAPAEVVHEERAKEKAYLSKRAQVKERLATLERLAGRS
- a CDS encoding UDP-N-acetylmuramate--L-alanine ligase produces the protein MAEEQVRWGDKVRRYRQVHFIGIGGYGMSALARVLLDQGIQVSGSDLARKDLTDKLEQQGAKVYIGHRREQIDGADVVVYSSDIPKDNVELVEATRRHIPLLHRSQMLAQILNDKTGIAVAGTHGKTTTTSMIARVMEACGLDPTYVIGGEMLDIGSNARAGNSQYVVAEVDESDGTFLHYYPYIGVVTNLEADHLENYDGRFEKLVAAYKQFLSQIKPGGVAILNVDDPHLKALIPSLACRVLTYSLQDSSADLYASAITTLDWGIGYTAYMRGKKLGEVRLAVPGRHNVANSLAAILAGWELGLSFEDIVPALGSFHGAKRRFEVVAEVNGILLVDDYAHHPTEIKATLEAARALNRRVLALFQPHRYSRTDDLKEEFSRAFGQADEVWITEIYSPKGDQHRPITGQDLVAMIRKESNPNTHYATDLKDLHRQVRPRLAPGDLVLTMGAGDIWQVAGWLRDDLLANERSEQITDAAT